Proteins from a single region of Streptomyces sp. Tu 3180:
- the sfnG gene encoding dimethylsulfone monooxygenase SfnG yields the protein MPADPLKFAYWVPNVSGGLVTSTIEQRTDWGYEYNRELAVLAEDNGFDYALTQVRYMASYGAEYQHESTSFSLALLLATRRLKVIAAVHPGLWHPGVLAKLGATADHLSHGRFAVNVVSGWFKDEFTALGEPWLEHDERYRRSEEFIRALRSVWTEDHAELAGDFYRLRDFSLKPKPLSTPGRPHPEIFQGGNSTAARAMAGRVSDWYFSNGRDFDGVAEQIADVHHSASLAGRRPPRFGLNGFLIARDTEAEARETLREIVAKADTEAVEGFGAAVRQAGRSTADGKGMWQDSAFADLVQYNDGFRTGLIGTPEQIAERIVAYKRLGVDLFLLGFLHYHEEVEYFGRRVLPLVRELEAADRTEPASVPAHA from the coding sequence ATGCCCGCAGACCCCTTGAAATTCGCCTACTGGGTGCCCAATGTCAGCGGCGGCCTGGTCACCAGCACGATCGAGCAGCGCACCGACTGGGGGTACGAGTACAACCGGGAACTCGCCGTCCTCGCCGAGGACAACGGTTTCGACTACGCCCTCACCCAGGTCCGCTACATGGCCAGTTACGGCGCCGAGTACCAGCACGAGTCGACCTCCTTCAGCCTCGCCCTGCTGCTCGCCACCCGGCGCCTGAAGGTCATCGCCGCCGTCCATCCCGGTCTGTGGCACCCCGGCGTCCTCGCCAAGCTGGGCGCCACCGCGGACCACCTGTCGCACGGCCGTTTCGCGGTCAACGTCGTCAGCGGCTGGTTCAAGGACGAGTTCACCGCCCTCGGGGAACCCTGGCTGGAGCACGACGAACGGTACCGGCGCTCCGAGGAGTTCATCCGCGCCCTGCGCTCGGTCTGGACCGAGGACCATGCCGAACTCGCCGGTGACTTCTACCGGTTGCGCGACTTCTCGCTCAAGCCCAAGCCGCTGAGCACCCCCGGGCGCCCGCACCCGGAGATCTTCCAGGGCGGCAACTCCACCGCCGCCCGCGCCATGGCCGGCCGGGTCTCCGACTGGTACTTCTCCAACGGCCGGGACTTCGACGGGGTCGCCGAGCAGATCGCCGACGTCCACCACTCCGCCTCCCTGGCCGGGAGGAGGCCCCCGAGGTTCGGCCTCAACGGCTTCCTCATCGCCCGGGACACCGAGGCCGAGGCCCGCGAGACCCTCCGGGAGATCGTCGCCAAGGCCGACACCGAGGCCGTCGAGGGCTTCGGCGCCGCCGTCCGGCAGGCGGGGAGGTCCACCGCCGACGGCAAGGGCATGTGGCAGGACTCCGCCTTCGCGGACCTGGTCCAGTACAACGACGGCTTCCGCACCGGACTGATCGGCACCCCGGAGCAGATCGCCGAGCGGATCGTCGCGTACAAGCGGCTCGGCGTCGACCTCTTCCTCCTCGGCTTCCTGCACTACCACGAGGAGGTCGAGTACTTCGGCCGCCGCGTCCTGCCCCTGGTGCGCGAACTGGAGGCCGCCGACCGCACGGAGCCCGCCTCCGTCCCCGCGCACGCCTGA
- a CDS encoding MarR family transcriptional regulator, which yields MARADDAERRTAGCDAPREPEAADLHAFAVQLRRMNGEINRMVHGFAGRNGLHATDVQALAAILDADEPMTPGRLREHLGLTSGAVTACVDRLERAGHVTRVRESADRRVVHLYYAADAKAAARTYFRPLAQAAGSALSRFDDSELAVALRFLTALNEELALRGASGQH from the coding sequence GTGGCCAGAGCAGACGACGCGGAGCGGCGGACGGCGGGGTGCGACGCACCCCGGGAACCGGAGGCGGCCGACCTCCATGCCTTCGCCGTCCAGTTGCGCCGGATGAACGGCGAGATCAACCGCATGGTCCACGGCTTCGCGGGCCGCAACGGGCTGCACGCCACCGACGTCCAGGCGCTCGCGGCGATCCTGGACGCGGACGAGCCGATGACCCCGGGCCGGCTCAGGGAGCACCTCGGGCTCACCTCCGGGGCCGTGACCGCGTGCGTGGACCGGCTGGAGCGCGCGGGACACGTCACCCGGGTCCGGGAGAGCGCCGACCGCAGGGTGGTCCACCTGTACTACGCCGCCGACGCCAAGGCGGCGGCCCGGACGTACTTCCGTCCGCTCGCGCAGGCCGCGGGCTCGGCGCTCTCCCGCTTCGACGACTCCGAACTCGCCGTCGCTCTGCGGTTCCTCACCGCGCTGAACGAGGAACTCGCCCTCCGCGGGGCCTCCGGGCAGCACTGA
- a CDS encoding SPW repeat protein, with translation MANVSHPRGDITSHPDASEMRARYDRVLGGRDVVLVDGPVFLLGLYCAVSPWILHYTTSQPALATHNLIVGIAIGVLALGFTAAPARMYGLSGAMCALGVWMIVSPWIVGDGPDAGVIWNNIVIGALTLALGTVCAATAARSATRP, from the coding sequence ATGGCCAACGTCTCGCACCCTCGCGGTGACATCACGAGCCATCCCGACGCATCCGAGATGCGGGCACGGTACGACCGTGTGCTCGGCGGTCGTGATGTGGTCCTCGTGGACGGACCGGTGTTCCTGCTCGGTCTGTACTGTGCGGTGTCCCCGTGGATACTCCACTACACGACGAGCCAGCCCGCGCTCGCGACCCACAACCTGATCGTGGGCATCGCGATCGGCGTGCTCGCCCTGGGATTCACCGCGGCCCCGGCGCGCATGTACGGCCTCAGCGGGGCCATGTGCGCCCTGGGCGTGTGGATGATCGTCTCGCCGTGGATCGTCGGCGACGGCCCCGACGCCGGCGTGATCTGGAACAACATCGTCATCGGTGCCCTCACCCTGGCCCTGGGCACGGTCTGCGCCGCCACGGCGGCCAGGAGCGCCACCAGGCCGTAG
- a CDS encoding acyl-CoA dehydrogenase family protein, with translation MSTVTPTDWHLRPAPRTAEDWIARAAAVAAVLATDAAARDRAGATPHAEVRLLKDSGLVTLLGPAEHGGGGQNWITAYHVVREIAKADGSIGQLLGYHYLWNWAARLVGTREQWEHIEAEAARNHWFFGGAVNPRDKDVVVTEDGDDLVFTGRKSFSTGSRVSDVTVLEGVLEGTDRHVFAVVPSGSEGLTFHDDWDNIGQRLTESGSVTLDGVRTPWSSAAGYVDREFRPRVYNTLNVPTIQLVFVNFYLGIAAGALETAATYTRTRARSWLHGGHDRAVDEPHVIDTYGDLTAKLWAVEALADAVAAEGQRLHDDPDAVTEQARGDFEVRVAAVKARATDVALEVTNRIFEVTGARSTTTAEGLDRFWRNVRTHTLHDPVAYKRREVGRWVLEGELPEPTWYS, from the coding sequence ATGAGCACCGTCACCCCCACCGACTGGCACCTCCGCCCCGCCCCGCGCACCGCCGAGGACTGGATCGCCCGCGCCGCCGCGGTCGCCGCCGTCCTCGCCACCGACGCCGCCGCCCGCGACCGTGCCGGAGCCACCCCGCACGCCGAGGTCCGGCTGCTGAAGGACTCCGGCCTGGTCACCCTGCTGGGCCCCGCCGAGCACGGCGGAGGAGGCCAGAACTGGATCACCGCCTACCACGTCGTCCGGGAGATCGCGAAGGCCGACGGCTCCATCGGCCAGCTCCTCGGCTACCACTACCTGTGGAACTGGGCCGCCCGCCTGGTCGGCACGCGCGAGCAGTGGGAGCACATCGAGGCCGAGGCCGCCCGTAACCACTGGTTCTTCGGCGGCGCCGTCAACCCGCGGGACAAGGACGTCGTCGTCACCGAGGACGGCGACGACCTGGTCTTCACCGGCCGCAAGTCCTTCTCCACCGGCAGCAGGGTCTCCGACGTCACCGTCCTGGAGGGTGTCCTGGAGGGCACGGACCGGCACGTCTTCGCCGTCGTGCCCTCCGGCAGCGAGGGCCTGACCTTCCACGACGACTGGGACAACATCGGCCAGCGCCTCACCGAGAGCGGCAGCGTCACCCTCGACGGCGTCCGCACCCCCTGGTCCTCCGCGGCCGGATACGTCGACAGGGAGTTCCGGCCGCGCGTCTACAACACCCTCAACGTCCCCACCATCCAGCTGGTCTTCGTCAACTTCTACCTCGGCATCGCGGCCGGCGCGCTGGAGACGGCGGCCACGTACACCCGCACCAGGGCGCGGTCCTGGCTGCACGGCGGCCACGACCGCGCGGTCGACGAGCCCCACGTCATCGACACCTACGGCGACCTCACGGCGAAGCTCTGGGCTGTCGAGGCGCTCGCCGACGCCGTCGCCGCCGAGGGACAGCGGCTGCACGACGACCCCGACGCGGTCACCGAGCAGGCGCGCGGCGACTTCGAGGTGCGGGTGGCCGCCGTCAAGGCCCGCGCCACGGACGTCGCCCTGGAGGTCACGAACCGGATCTTCGAGGTCACCGGCGCCCGCTCCACCACGACCGCCGAGGGCCTGGACCGGTTCTGGCGCAACGTCCGCACCCACACGCTGCACGATCCGGTCGCCTACAAGCGCCGCGAGGTCGGCCGCTGGGTCCTGGAGGGCGAGCTGCCCGAACCCACCTGGTACTCCTGA
- a CDS encoding SfnB family sulfur acquisition oxidoreductase codes for MSAHVIADDAEALAVAAALAEEFRAGAGARDAERRPPREEVERLSASGLLAVTVPAGHGGADVSRQTLAEIFRLLAAADASLAQIPQSHFVYANVIGRQGTDEQKKFFYAELLAGRRLGNAQSEAGTRHVQDIRTRLEPRPDGSYVLNGVKHYATGALYAHWIPVLARAGDDRLHVACVPRDAPGLTVVDDWDGMGQRTTASGTVRLTDVPVPADRVFPHHLTFEGPQLHGAVAQLLHAAIDAGIARGALSEAAAFVRTKSRPWFESGFGTAAEDPLLVQRFGELEVRVRASEALLREAARTVDEARAGLTDDSAAGASIAVAAAKAHAADTAVEVASALFEVAGTRSALDPLNLHRYWRDARTHTLHDPVRWKVQHIGRYVLRGTRPPRHGLL; via the coding sequence ATGTCCGCACACGTGATCGCCGACGACGCCGAGGCCCTCGCCGTCGCCGCCGCCCTGGCCGAGGAGTTCCGCGCGGGCGCCGGTGCCCGGGACGCCGAGCGCAGACCGCCCCGGGAGGAGGTGGAACGGCTCTCCGCGTCCGGTCTGCTCGCCGTCACCGTCCCCGCCGGGCACGGTGGGGCGGACGTGAGCCGTCAGACCCTCGCGGAGATCTTCCGGTTGCTGGCGGCGGCGGACGCCAGTCTGGCGCAGATCCCGCAGAGCCACTTCGTCTACGCCAACGTGATCGGGCGTCAGGGCACCGACGAGCAGAAGAAGTTCTTCTACGCCGAGCTGCTCGCCGGGAGGCGGCTCGGCAACGCCCAGTCGGAGGCCGGCACCCGGCACGTCCAGGACATCCGCACCCGCCTGGAACCCCGGCCGGACGGCTCGTACGTCCTGAACGGCGTCAAGCACTACGCCACCGGCGCCCTCTACGCCCACTGGATCCCGGTCCTCGCCCGCGCCGGGGACGACAGGCTGCACGTCGCCTGCGTCCCGCGCGACGCCCCCGGCCTCACGGTGGTCGACGACTGGGACGGAATGGGCCAGCGGACCACCGCCAGCGGCACCGTGCGCCTGACGGACGTCCCGGTCCCCGCCGACCGGGTGTTCCCGCACCACCTCACCTTCGAGGGCCCTCAACTGCACGGCGCAGTAGCGCAGTTGCTGCACGCCGCGATCGACGCCGGCATCGCCCGGGGAGCGCTGTCCGAGGCCGCCGCGTTCGTCCGGACGAAGAGCCGCCCCTGGTTCGAGAGCGGCTTCGGGACGGCCGCGGAGGACCCCCTGCTCGTCCAGCGGTTCGGTGAACTCGAGGTGCGCGTCCGCGCGTCGGAGGCGCTGCTGCGGGAGGCCGCCCGCACCGTGGACGAGGCCCGGGCCGGCCTCACCGACGACTCGGCGGCCGGGGCGTCCATCGCGGTGGCCGCCGCGAAGGCCCACGCCGCCGACACCGCCGTGGAGGTCGCGAGCGCCCTCTTCGAGGTCGCCGGCACCCGCTCGGCCCTGGACCCGCTCAACCTGCACCGGTACTGGCGCGACGCCCGCACGCACACCCTGCACGACCCGGTCCGCTGGAAGGTCCAGCACATCGGCAGGTACGTGCTCCGCGGGACCCGGCCGCCCCGCCACGGCCTGCTGTGA
- the ssuE gene encoding NADPH-dependent FMN reductase: MAIVLSVSGSPSAASRTNRLLRHLDRRLTEQGHEVIPLDVRTLPAEALLGADFGHPAVVEAGELFARADGVVVGTPVYKASYSGVLKALLDLLPQYALTGKTVLPLATGGTTAHVLAIDYALRPVLNSMGAAHVVQGWFTLDRDITVHEDGTLTVAPAAGEALAQVVDQFSAALNPVPALAAAS; this comes from the coding sequence ATGGCCATCGTCCTGTCCGTCTCCGGCAGCCCCTCCGCCGCCTCCCGCACCAACCGTCTGCTCCGCCACCTGGACCGGCGGCTGACCGAGCAGGGCCACGAGGTGATCCCGCTCGACGTGCGCACCCTGCCCGCCGAGGCGCTGCTCGGCGCCGACTTCGGGCACCCGGCCGTCGTCGAGGCCGGCGAGCTCTTCGCCCGCGCCGACGGCGTCGTCGTCGGCACCCCCGTCTACAAGGCGTCGTACTCCGGTGTCCTGAAGGCGCTCCTCGACCTGCTGCCGCAGTACGCGCTGACCGGCAAGACGGTGCTGCCGCTGGCCACCGGCGGCACCACCGCCCACGTCCTGGCCATCGACTACGCGCTCCGCCCGGTCCTCAACTCCATGGGCGCGGCCCACGTCGTGCAGGGCTGGTTCACCCTCGACAGGGACATCACCGTGCACGAGGACGGCACGCTGACCGTCGCCCCGGCCGCCGGCGAGGCCCTCGCCCAGGTGGTCGACCAGTTCTCGGCGGCCCTGAACCCCGTCCCGGCGCTGGCCGCCGCGAGCTGA
- a CDS encoding glycoside hydrolase family 19 protein, with product MSRRRISAVLTAAVLAAGAPVLLPATPASAAACSSYPNWVAGKSYNAGDIVRYTDGRAYIAEHANPGYDPTISTWYWEPYACDNGPGTPVGNFVVTEAQFNQMFPNRNPFYTYSGLTAALSAYPGFANTGSDTVKKQEAAAFLANVSHETGGLVHVVEQNTANYPHYCDWGQPYGCPAGQAAYYGRGPIQLSWNFNYKAAGDALGIDLLNNPWLVQNDAAVAWKTALWYWNTQSGPGTMTPHNAMVNQAGFGQTIRSINGSLECDGRNPAQVQSRVTKYQQFTQILGTSPGGNLYC from the coding sequence TTGTCGAGACGCCGCATCTCCGCCGTGCTGACCGCCGCCGTCCTGGCCGCCGGCGCACCGGTCCTGCTTCCCGCCACCCCCGCTTCCGCCGCCGCGTGCTCCAGCTATCCGAACTGGGTGGCCGGGAAGTCGTACAACGCCGGTGACATCGTGCGCTACACCGACGGCCGGGCGTACATCGCCGAGCACGCCAACCCGGGCTACGACCCGACGATCAGCACCTGGTACTGGGAGCCGTACGCCTGTGACAACGGCCCCGGCACGCCGGTCGGGAACTTCGTGGTGACCGAGGCGCAGTTCAACCAGATGTTCCCGAACCGGAACCCCTTCTACACCTACAGCGGGCTCACGGCCGCCCTGAGCGCCTACCCGGGCTTCGCCAACACCGGCAGCGACACGGTGAAGAAGCAGGAGGCCGCCGCCTTCCTGGCCAACGTCAGCCACGAGACCGGCGGTCTGGTGCACGTGGTCGAGCAGAACACCGCCAACTACCCGCACTACTGCGACTGGGGACAGCCGTACGGCTGTCCGGCCGGGCAGGCCGCCTACTACGGGCGCGGGCCGATCCAGCTGAGCTGGAACTTCAACTACAAGGCGGCGGGCGACGCGCTCGGCATCGACCTGCTGAACAACCCCTGGCTGGTGCAGAACGACGCCGCCGTCGCCTGGAAGACCGCCCTGTGGTACTGGAACACCCAGTCCGGCCCCGGCACCATGACCCCGCACAACGCCATGGTCAACCAGGCCGGCTTCGGCCAGACGATCCGCAGCATCAACGGCTCCCTGGAGTGCGACGGCAGGAACCCGGCCCAGGTGCAGAGCAGGGTGACCAAGTACCAGCAGTTCACCCAGATCCTCGGAACGTCACCCGGCGGCAACCTGTACTGCTGA
- a CDS encoding LysR family transcriptional regulator: protein MRTEQLEYIAAVTRLGSLRRAAEELRLSQPALSETVRNLERELGVDLLERRRSGATMSAAGRELLPRIVDVLDAVDRLRAAAGEQHRVRRMVRVGTVNAATVPLLVPVVREFRAAHPLTQVEVVGAQQADIHRGLLEGGLDLGLVNHLEGDDMPAEFESTELLRGRPVVCLRPDSPLAARAEVSADDLLTEPLIAMRSGYVMHRYVHRLLDGRLPAFAYSTDGAEMGKLMVAEGLGVTVLPEFSVVGDPLERQGALVCRPIAGDRSRVLLALRRRRSASVPLAARALHEAFVRRARGLGGAVSRLPGTGPPRGTRPTPGP, encoded by the coding sequence GTGCGGACTGAACAACTGGAATACATCGCGGCCGTCACACGGCTGGGTTCGCTGCGCCGGGCGGCCGAGGAACTGCGGCTCTCCCAGCCCGCGTTGAGCGAGACCGTGCGGAACCTGGAGCGTGAGCTGGGGGTCGACCTGCTGGAACGCAGGCGCTCCGGGGCGACGATGAGCGCGGCGGGCCGGGAGCTGCTGCCGCGCATCGTGGACGTCCTGGACGCGGTGGACCGGCTGCGGGCCGCCGCCGGGGAGCAGCACCGCGTCCGCCGCATGGTGCGCGTCGGCACGGTGAACGCGGCGACCGTGCCGCTGCTGGTGCCCGTCGTGCGGGAGTTCCGCGCCGCGCATCCGCTGACCCAGGTCGAGGTGGTGGGGGCGCAGCAGGCGGACATCCACCGGGGGCTGCTGGAAGGGGGGCTCGACCTGGGGCTGGTGAACCACCTGGAGGGTGACGACATGCCGGCCGAGTTCGAGTCCACCGAACTGCTGCGCGGCCGGCCGGTCGTGTGCCTGCGCCCGGACAGCCCGCTCGCCGCCCGGGCGGAGGTGTCGGCGGACGACCTGCTCACCGAGCCGCTGATCGCGATGCGCTCGGGCTACGTGATGCACCGTTACGTGCACCGGCTCCTGGACGGCCGCCTCCCGGCGTTCGCGTACTCCACCGACGGCGCCGAGATGGGCAAGCTGATGGTCGCCGAGGGGCTCGGGGTGACGGTGCTCCCGGAGTTCAGCGTCGTCGGGGACCCGCTGGAGCGGCAGGGCGCGCTCGTGTGCCGGCCCATCGCAGGCGACCGGTCCCGGGTGCTGCTGGCGCTGCGCCGGCGCAGGTCCGCGTCCGTGCCGCTGGCCGCCCGGGCCCTGCACGAGGCGTTCGTGCGGCGGGCCCGGGGGCTGGGCGGTGCGGTCAGCCGTCTTCCGGGGACGGGACCACCACGAGGAACGCGTCCGACTCCAGGTCCATGA
- a CDS encoding LLM class flavin-dependent oxidoreductase: MSLTFHWFLPTNGDSRHVVGGGHGTPASPSGGDRPPTVAYLSQIARAAEHLGFVGALTPTGAWCEDAWLTTAMVSQASERLKFLVAFRPGLVSPTLAAQMASTFQRQTGGRLLLNVVTGGESHEQRAYGDFLDKDARYRRTGEFLRVVRELWQGRTVTLDGEHLSVREAALARVPDPVPEVYFGGSSPVALDVAARHADVYLTWGEPPAQVAAKTARLRSLAAREGRTLRFGIRLHVITRDTAEQAWAEANRLLDGFDPETVRTVQAGLARSESEGQRRMLALHGGSRDGLEVHPNLWAGIGLVRGGAGTALVGSHDEVAERIREYHALGIEEFVLSGYPHLEEAYWFGEGVLPRLAAQGLWRHPAGVREAVPAGQVPFAS, from the coding sequence GTGTCCCTGACCTTCCACTGGTTCCTCCCCACCAACGGCGACAGCCGCCATGTCGTCGGCGGCGGCCACGGCACCCCGGCCTCCCCGTCCGGAGGGGACCGGCCGCCGACCGTCGCCTACCTGAGCCAGATCGCCCGCGCCGCCGAGCACCTCGGCTTCGTGGGCGCCCTGACCCCGACCGGCGCCTGGTGCGAGGACGCCTGGCTGACCACCGCGATGGTCTCCCAGGCCAGCGAGCGCCTGAAGTTCCTGGTCGCCTTCCGGCCCGGCCTCGTCTCGCCGACGCTCGCCGCGCAGATGGCGTCCACCTTCCAGCGCCAGACCGGCGGGCGGCTCCTGCTGAACGTCGTCACCGGCGGCGAGAGCCACGAGCAGCGGGCCTACGGGGACTTCCTGGACAAGGACGCCCGCTATCGCCGGACCGGCGAGTTCCTGCGGGTCGTCCGGGAGCTGTGGCAGGGGAGGACCGTCACCCTGGACGGCGAGCACCTGAGCGTGCGGGAGGCGGCGCTGGCCCGTGTGCCCGACCCCGTGCCCGAGGTGTACTTCGGCGGCTCCTCGCCCGTCGCCCTGGACGTGGCCGCCCGGCACGCGGACGTCTACCTCACCTGGGGGGAGCCGCCCGCCCAGGTCGCGGCGAAGACCGCCCGGCTGCGGTCGCTCGCCGCCCGGGAGGGCCGCACCCTGCGGTTCGGCATCCGGCTGCACGTCATCACCCGTGACACCGCCGAGCAGGCCTGGGCGGAGGCGAACCGGCTGCTCGACGGCTTCGACCCGGAGACCGTGCGCACCGTGCAGGCCGGACTCGCCCGCAGCGAGTCCGAGGGCCAGCGGCGCATGCTCGCCCTGCACGGCGGCAGCCGGGACGGGCTGGAGGTCCACCCCAACCTCTGGGCCGGCATCGGCCTGGTGCGCGGCGGCGCGGGCACCGCCTTGGTCGGCAGCCACGACGAGGTCGCCGAACGGATCCGCGAGTACCACGCGCTGGGCATCGAGGAGTTCGTCCTCTCCGGCTACCCGCACCTGGAGGAGGCGTACTGGTTCGGCGAGGGGGTGCTCCCGCGTCTCGCCGCACAGGGGCTGTGGCGGCATCCGGCGGGCGTGAGGGAGGCGGTCCCCGCGGGGCAGGTGCCGTTCGCGAGCTGA